Proteins encoded within one genomic window of Minwuia thermotolerans:
- a CDS encoding XdhC family protein: MNQERSDILQTAADWQDAGRKVALATVVSTWGSAPRPAGSQLAVSDSGDFIGSVSGGCVEGAVVAEAQQIMQSGAPKLLEFGVSNDEAWEVGLACGGRISVFVEKLS, translated from the coding sequence ATGAACCAGGAACGCAGCGACATCCTGCAGACGGCGGCGGACTGGCAGGACGCAGGCCGCAAGGTGGCCCTGGCCACGGTGGTCTCGACCTGGGGTTCCGCGCCGCGCCCGGCCGGCAGCCAGCTTGCCGTCTCGGACAGCGGCGACTTCATCGGCTCGGTTTCGGGCGGCTGCGTCGAGGGCGCGGTCGTCGCCGAGGCCCAGCAGATCATGCAGTCGGGTGCGCCGAAGCTGCTGGAGTTCGGCGTGTCCAATGACGAGGCCTGGGAAGTGGGCCTTGCCTGCGGCGGCCGCATCTCCGTCTTCGTGGAGAAGCTGAGCTAG
- a CDS encoding AAA family ATPase, whose amino-acid sequence MSDAPRALPETIDATVELLSQGDYVADRSLATVAFLSLRMGRPIFLEGEAGVGKTEIAKVLAHSLGRKLVRLQCYEGLDTASAVYEWNYARQMLEIRLAEAAGETDREKLARGIFTEEFLIRRPLLQALESHNGAAPVLLIDELDRTDEPFEAYLLEVLSDYQITIPEIGTIKAAEPPIVVITSNRTREIHDALKRRCLYHWVDYPSAERELEILARKAPGAPERLTREIVGFIQALRKMDLFKVPGVAETIDWTKALSELDVIALDPETVNNTLGVILKYQDDIAKMQGSEAARILRQVQAEAAALG is encoded by the coding sequence ATGTCCGACGCGCCCCGCGCCCTGCCCGAGACCATCGACGCGACCGTCGAGTTGCTGTCCCAGGGCGATTATGTCGCCGACCGCAGTCTGGCGACCGTGGCCTTCCTGTCGCTGCGGATGGGCCGGCCGATCTTCCTGGAAGGCGAGGCCGGCGTCGGCAAGACAGAGATCGCCAAGGTCCTGGCGCACAGCCTGGGCCGGAAGCTGGTCCGGCTCCAGTGCTATGAGGGCCTCGATACGGCTTCGGCTGTCTATGAATGGAACTACGCCCGCCAGATGCTGGAAATCCGCCTGGCCGAGGCAGCGGGTGAAACCGACCGTGAGAAGCTGGCCAGGGGCATCTTCACAGAGGAGTTCCTGATCCGCCGGCCGCTGCTGCAGGCGCTGGAAAGCCACAACGGCGCCGCCCCGGTGCTGCTGATCGACGAACTGGACCGCACCGACGAACCCTTCGAGGCCTATCTGCTGGAAGTCCTGTCGGACTACCAGATCACGATCCCCGAGATCGGCACCATCAAGGCCGCCGAGCCGCCGATCGTCGTCATCACCTCCAACCGCACCCGCGAGATCCACGACGCGCTGAAGCGGCGCTGCCTCTATCACTGGGTCGACTATCCTTCCGCCGAGCGCGAACTCGAAATCCTCGCCCGCAAGGCCCCCGGCGCGCCGGAGCGGCTGACGCGGGAGATCGTCGGCTTCATCCAGGCGCTCAGGAAGATGGACCTGTTCAAGGTTCCGGGCGTGGCCGAAACCATCGACTGGACCAAGGCGCTGAGCGAACTCGATGTCATCGCCCTCGATCCCGAAACGGTGAACAACACCCTCGGCGTGATCCTGAAATACCAGGACGACATCGCGAAGATGCAGGGCAGCGAGGCGGCCAGAATCCTGCGCCAGGTCCAGGCCGAGGCGGCCGCGCTGGGATGA
- a CDS encoding penicillin acylase family protein codes for MKWIWRILGTLVVFLAIAVIGLFVVGRMTLPQVDGEVALPALEGEIRIVRDRFAVPHIYAGSREDTVFALGFVHAQDRLWQMELQRRIGQGRLSEFAGEKTVQTDIFLRTLGFYRAAEATVPNLDARTRSLLQRYADGVNAFLENDGGLLPPEFLILGIEPEPWKPADSLVWLKMMALDLSENWTSEATRAQVARLLGPERMRQIWPPYPADGAVALPDQAALDALPDLGPMIAAARPFRRHDGLGSNNWVVDGSRSATGKPLLANDPHLGLQTPSVWYFAHWDDGETAAMGATLPGLPFVVLGRNRHLAWGFTNTGPDTQDLVIEQINPDNPNQYRTEAGWADFETRQEVIRVKDAAERTITVRETRNGPVLNEATGRVREFAPEDHVVALRWHVLEANEMTARAGLRAADARTVTELQEIMRDFDGAQQNIVIADVEGNIGFVAAGKVPIRADRSPWQGMLPVRGWEPGGQRLGFVPHRHLPSAVNPESGFVVTANNRIVGDDYPYFLTNEWAPPYRAQRITDLLTARNAHSVESFKTIQADQVSLMVREFLPLMLAFEPASERARAVVADLKIWDGDMSADRIEPTVFSAWYRQFVRQVLIDEGRGAFEELWAPRVLFMRRVLADADGMSIWCDDVATDAHETCADMLSRSLDLALADLEQRFGADRQNWVWGPIHEALSDHNPFTHVPVLRDIFDIRTPVGGDSFTINVAHSTMRRERDPFTTNSAASMRAIYDLDDLNRSLYIHSTGQSGNVLSGHYSGFVDRWQRVDYIPMSMRTEDIEPGAIGVLRLVPAR; via the coding sequence ATGAAATGGATCTGGCGCATTCTGGGCACCCTTGTGGTGTTCCTGGCGATCGCGGTCATCGGCCTGTTCGTGGTCGGGCGCATGACGTTGCCGCAGGTCGATGGCGAAGTGGCGCTTCCCGCTCTGGAAGGCGAGATACGCATCGTGCGTGACCGCTTCGCCGTGCCGCATATCTATGCCGGCAGCCGGGAGGATACGGTCTTCGCTCTCGGCTTCGTCCACGCCCAGGACAGGCTCTGGCAGATGGAACTGCAGCGCCGCATCGGTCAGGGCCGCCTATCGGAGTTCGCCGGCGAAAAGACGGTGCAGACCGATATCTTCCTGCGGACCCTGGGCTTCTACCGCGCCGCGGAAGCGACGGTCCCCAATCTCGATGCCCGCACCCGGAGCCTGCTGCAGCGATACGCCGACGGCGTGAACGCCTTCCTTGAGAACGATGGCGGCCTGCTGCCGCCCGAGTTCCTGATCCTCGGTATCGAGCCCGAACCATGGAAGCCCGCCGACTCGCTCGTCTGGCTGAAGATGATGGCGCTGGACCTGTCCGAAAACTGGACCAGCGAGGCCACGCGCGCCCAGGTCGCCCGGTTGCTGGGGCCGGAGCGGATGCGTCAGATCTGGCCGCCCTACCCGGCGGACGGCGCCGTGGCGCTGCCCGACCAGGCAGCTCTGGACGCCCTGCCCGACCTGGGACCCATGATCGCGGCTGCACGGCCCTTCCGCCGTCACGACGGCCTCGGTTCCAACAACTGGGTGGTCGACGGCAGCCGCAGCGCCACCGGGAAGCCATTGCTGGCCAACGACCCGCATCTGGGTCTGCAGACGCCGTCGGTCTGGTACTTCGCGCACTGGGACGACGGCGAGACGGCCGCCATGGGCGCGACGCTGCCGGGGCTGCCCTTCGTGGTGCTCGGCCGCAACCGCCATCTCGCCTGGGGCTTCACCAATACCGGTCCGGACACGCAGGACCTGGTGATCGAGCAGATCAACCCCGACAACCCGAACCAGTACCGCACCGAAGCCGGCTGGGCCGACTTCGAGACCCGCCAGGAAGTGATCCGCGTCAAGGATGCGGCTGAACGCACCATCACCGTGCGCGAGACCCGCAACGGTCCCGTGCTGAACGAAGCCACGGGCCGGGTGCGCGAATTCGCGCCCGAAGATCATGTCGTGGCCCTTCGCTGGCATGTTCTGGAAGCAAACGAGATGACCGCCCGCGCCGGTCTGCGGGCCGCCGACGCCCGGACGGTGACCGAACTGCAGGAAATCATGCGGGACTTCGACGGCGCCCAGCAGAACATCGTCATCGCCGACGTCGAGGGGAATATCGGTTTCGTCGCCGCCGGCAAGGTCCCGATCCGCGCCGACCGCTCGCCATGGCAAGGCATGCTTCCGGTACGCGGCTGGGAGCCCGGCGGCCAGCGTCTGGGATTTGTTCCCCACCGCCATCTCCCGTCGGCGGTCAATCCGGAAAGCGGCTTCGTCGTCACCGCCAACAACCGGATCGTCGGCGACGATTATCCCTATTTTCTGACCAACGAATGGGCGCCGCCCTATCGCGCGCAGCGGATCACCGATCTGCTGACCGCCCGGAACGCTCATTCGGTCGAGAGCTTCAAGACGATCCAGGCCGACCAGGTCTCGCTGATGGTGCGGGAGTTCCTTCCCCTGATGCTGGCCTTCGAGCCCGCCAGTGAGCGCGCCCGGGCGGTAGTCGCGGACCTGAAGATCTGGGACGGCGACATGTCGGCCGACCGGATCGAGCCGACGGTCTTCAGCGCCTGGTACCGGCAGTTCGTCCGCCAGGTCCTCATCGACGAGGGCCGGGGCGCCTTCGAGGAACTGTGGGCGCCGCGCGTGCTGTTCATGCGCCGCGTCCTGGCCGACGCGGACGGCATGAGTATCTGGTGCGACGATGTGGCGACAGATGCACATGAGACCTGCGCCGACATGCTGAGCCGGTCGCTGGATCTCGCCCTGGCCGATCTGGAGCAACGCTTCGGGGCCGACCGCCAGAACTGGGTCTGGGGCCCGATCCACGAGGCGCTGAGCGATCACAACCCCTTCACCCACGTGCCGGTGCTGCGCGACATCTTCGATATCCGCACGCCCGTCGGGGGCGACAGTTTCACCATCAACGTTGCCCATTCCACGATGCGCCGGGAGCGCGATCCCTTCACCACGAACAGCGCGGCGTCGATGCGGGCGATCTACGATCTCGACGATCTGAACCGCTCCCTCTACATCCATTCGACCGGGCAGTCGGGCAACGTGCTGTCGGGCCATTACAGCGGCTTCGTCGACCGCTGGCAGCGTGTCGACTACATCCCGATGTCGATGCGGACCGAGGACATCGAGCCCGGGGCCATCGGCGTGCTGCGGCTGGTACCGGCCAGATAG
- a CDS encoding NTP transferase domain-containing protein, whose amino-acid sequence MRFGRFPLDEAEGALLAHSVTVDGRRLKKGHRLTRQDVDGLAQGGAADILAARLEDGDVGEDEAAGRIAEAACGDGAAVNAPFTGRCNIYAEVSGIVCIDPEIVAAINSIDESITIATLRPFDAVEKGQMLATVKIIPFAVEAHLLAAAAERAAGAVRVAPFRARRVGVISTRLPETKASVIDKGVELMRRRLERTGGEVAEAVTIDHHEDAVAEAVAKQAAAGLAPIVIFSASAITDRRDVVPAGIVAAGGGIDHYGMPVDPGNLMLMARIGDVPVIGAPGCARSPKENGFDWVINRLAAGLEVGPGEIMAMGVGGLLVDTGQRGAPREKRASTAPRMPKVAAILLAAGQSRRMGAVNKLLATVAGKPLVRHAWDAIAASKASPVIVVTGHESERVREALGDAPEAIFVENPDYAEGLSTSLNAGLQAAPEDCEAVVVCLGDMPRVTEGLIDRLISAYNPVEGRAICVPTREGKRGNPVLFDRQFFAEVRDIAGDVGAKHLIGRHEDMVAEIAVDDEAIFLDVDTPEALEKLA is encoded by the coding sequence GTGAGGTTCGGCCGGTTTCCACTTGATGAGGCGGAAGGGGCGCTCCTCGCCCACTCGGTCACGGTGGATGGCCGCCGCCTGAAGAAGGGGCATCGGCTGACCCGACAGGACGTCGACGGTCTGGCGCAGGGCGGCGCTGCCGACATCCTCGCGGCCCGTCTGGAGGACGGTGACGTCGGTGAGGACGAGGCGGCCGGACGCATCGCCGAGGCCGCCTGCGGGGACGGCGCCGCTGTCAACGCGCCGTTCACGGGCCGCTGCAATATCTACGCGGAAGTATCTGGAATCGTTTGCATCGATCCGGAGATCGTTGCGGCGATCAATTCGATCGACGAGTCCATCACCATTGCCACGCTCCGGCCTTTCGACGCCGTTGAGAAGGGGCAGATGCTGGCGACTGTCAAGATCATCCCCTTCGCGGTCGAGGCGCATCTGCTCGCTGCCGCCGCCGAGCGGGCGGCCGGCGCGGTGCGGGTCGCGCCCTTCCGGGCGCGGCGCGTCGGCGTGATCTCGACCCGGCTGCCGGAAACCAAGGCGAGCGTGATCGACAAGGGCGTGGAACTGATGCGCCGGCGTCTCGAACGGACCGGTGGCGAGGTCGCCGAGGCGGTCACCATCGACCATCACGAGGACGCGGTGGCGGAGGCGGTGGCGAAACAGGCGGCGGCCGGTCTCGCGCCCATCGTGATCTTTTCGGCGTCCGCGATCACCGACCGCCGCGACGTGGTGCCGGCGGGGATCGTCGCCGCCGGCGGCGGGATCGACCATTACGGCATGCCGGTCGATCCGGGCAACCTGATGCTGATGGCGCGGATCGGGGATGTGCCGGTGATCGGCGCGCCGGGCTGCGCCCGAAGCCCGAAGGAGAACGGATTCGACTGGGTCATCAACCGCCTGGCCGCCGGTCTTGAAGTCGGGCCGGGCGAGATCATGGCCATGGGGGTCGGCGGTCTGCTGGTCGACACGGGTCAGCGCGGGGCGCCCCGGGAGAAGCGCGCCTCGACCGCGCCGCGCATGCCGAAGGTGGCCGCCATCCTTCTCGCCGCCGGCCAGTCGCGGCGCATGGGGGCGGTGAACAAGCTGCTGGCGACGGTCGCGGGCAAGCCGCTGGTCCGCCACGCCTGGGACGCCATCGCCGCCAGCAAGGCGTCTCCTGTCATCGTTGTGACAGGCCATGAGAGTGAGCGCGTCCGCGAGGCGCTGGGTGACGCGCCCGAGGCCATCTTCGTGGAGAACCCGGACTATGCGGAGGGACTAAGCACCTCGCTGAACGCCGGTCTGCAGGCCGCGCCTGAAGACTGCGAGGCCGTCGTCGTCTGTCTTGGCGACATGCCGCGGGTGACGGAAGGGCTGATCGACCGGCTGATCAGCGCCTACAACCCGGTCGAGGGGCGCGCCATCTGCGTGCCCACACGGGAGGGCAAGCGGGGCAATCCCGTGCTGTTCGACCGGCAGTTCTTCGCAGAAGTGCGGGATATTGCCGGCGACGTGGGCGCGAAACATCTGATCGGCCGGCATGAGGACATGGTCGCCGAGATCGCGGTGGATGACGAGGCCATCTTTCTGGACGTGGACACGCCAGAGGCGCTGGAGAAACTGGCTTGA
- a CDS encoding iron-sulfur cluster assembly scaffold protein: MSELEQTELLKLAARASGAGRLENPDGSAEIRNPFCGDRLKLDVRLEDGKVVEIGYEIRACLVCQASASIVGERMPGRRVEEIANVAAEVERFLKDGGDPPEFFALFEPMKPHLNRHVCILMPFQGVAEAAEGAG; the protein is encoded by the coding sequence TTGAGCGAACTGGAGCAGACGGAACTGCTGAAGCTGGCGGCGCGGGCCAGCGGGGCCGGGCGGCTGGAGAACCCGGACGGGTCGGCGGAGATCCGCAACCCCTTCTGCGGCGACCGCCTGAAGCTGGACGTGCGCCTGGAGGACGGCAAGGTGGTCGAGATCGGCTATGAAATCCGGGCCTGTCTGGTCTGCCAGGCCTCCGCCTCCATCGTCGGCGAGCGCATGCCGGGCCGGCGTGTCGAGGAGATCGCGAATGTTGCGGCCGAGGTCGAGAGATTTCTGAAGGACGGCGGTGACCCGCCTGAATTCTTTGCGCTTTTCGAACCGATGAAGCCCCATCTCAACCGCCATGTCTGCATCCTGATGCCCTTTCAGGGCGTGGCCGAGGCGGCCGAAGGCGCGGGCTGA
- a CDS encoding vWA domain-containing protein → MSPDMPPAAGAGGPERDGGSTGGGRFAENIMYFARALRAAGLPVGPGQMLDAIRAVEIAGLRRRDDFYWTLHAIFVKRRDQKELFDQAFQIFWRNPELLEKMMSLLMPVVHPDIEETPAEKKKAMRRVAEALARAQEDQPVGEKKELEVDMSLTVSDEERLQAKDFEDMTAEELERARKAIQRMRLPLADIKTRRFAPQAHGRRVDMRRSFRSTLKSGGDIVKLEHRARVRRHPPLVILCDISGSMERYSRMMLHFMHAVTNDRDRVHSFVFGTRLTNISRHLRHRDIDLALERIGDQVQDWSGGTRIGATLAEFNQYWSRRVLGQGAVVLLITDGLDRDAGEGLEKEMERLHKSCRRLIWLNPLLRYDGFKPRARGIRAILPHVDEFLPVHNLQSLGDLTAALSDLGRRRNAGAGIMAEAEAEAQT, encoded by the coding sequence ATGAGCCCCGACATGCCGCCCGCCGCCGGTGCCGGCGGCCCGGAGAGGGATGGCGGAAGCACCGGCGGCGGACGCTTCGCCGAGAACATCATGTACTTCGCGCGCGCCCTCAGGGCCGCCGGCCTGCCGGTGGGCCCGGGCCAGATGCTGGACGCGATCCGCGCGGTCGAGATCGCCGGCCTGCGCCGCCGCGACGACTTCTACTGGACCCTGCACGCGATCTTCGTGAAGCGCCGCGACCAGAAGGAGCTGTTCGACCAGGCGTTCCAGATCTTCTGGCGCAATCCGGAACTGCTGGAAAAGATGATGTCGCTGCTGATGCCCGTCGTGCATCCCGACATCGAGGAGACACCGGCGGAGAAGAAGAAGGCGATGCGCCGCGTCGCCGAGGCGCTGGCGCGCGCGCAGGAAGACCAGCCGGTCGGCGAGAAAAAGGAACTCGAAGTCGACATGTCGCTGACCGTCTCCGACGAGGAACGGTTGCAGGCCAAGGACTTCGAGGACATGACGGCTGAGGAGCTGGAGCGGGCGCGCAAGGCGATCCAGCGCATGCGTCTGCCGCTGGCCGACATCAAGACCCGGCGCTTCGCGCCCCAGGCCCATGGCCGCCGTGTCGACATGCGCCGGTCCTTCCGCTCGACGTTGAAGTCAGGCGGCGACATCGTGAAGCTGGAACACCGCGCCCGCGTCCGGCGCCATCCTCCGCTGGTCATCCTCTGCGACATTTCCGGCTCCATGGAGCGTTATTCGCGAATGATGCTGCACTTCATGCATGCGGTGACCAACGACCGGGACCGGGTCCACAGTTTCGTCTTCGGCACCCGGCTGACCAATATCAGCCGCCATCTCAGGCACCGCGACATCGACCTGGCGCTGGAGCGGATCGGCGACCAGGTGCAGGACTGGTCCGGCGGAACGCGTATCGGTGCGACCCTGGCCGAGTTCAACCAGTACTGGTCCAGGCGGGTGCTGGGGCAGGGCGCGGTGGTCCTGCTGATCACCGACGGTCTGGACCGGGATGCCGGCGAGGGGCTGGAGAAGGAGATGGAGCGGCTCCACAAGTCGTGCCGGCGGCTGATCTGGCTGAACCCGCTCCTGCGCTATGACGGCTTCAAGCCAAGGGCGCGCGGCATCCGGGCGATCCTGCCTCATGTTGACGAATTTCTGCCGGTCCACAATCTTCAGAGTCTCGGCGACCTGACGGCCGCCCTGAGCGATCTCGGCCGGCGCCGCAATGCAGGCGCGGGCATCATGGCAGAGGCGGAGGCGGAGGCGCAGACATGA
- a CDS encoding NAD(P)-dependent oxidoreductase, which produces MSEQGSRQAMVKRAAFIGLGVMGFPMAGYLQQKGYDTCVYNRTAAKAEEWTSKHGGRSAATPREAAEGADFVMACVGNDDDLRGVVLGAEGAFAGMKEGAIFVDHTTASADVARELAAKGAEMGLGFVDAPVSGGQAGAENGVLTVMCGGDQAHFDAAKPAIDCYARACERLGGVGAGQLTKMVNQICIAGLVQGLSEALHFAQKAGLDGRAVIDVISKGAAQSWQMENRYETMLDDKFDFGFAVDWMRKDLGLCLEEGKRIGASLPVAGLVDQFYGDVQSMGGGRWDTSSLIRRLRQLQKSYG; this is translated from the coding sequence ATTTCCGAACAGGGGAGCAGACAGGCGATGGTAAAGCGCGCGGCATTCATCGGACTGGGCGTCATGGGTTTTCCGATGGCGGGGTATCTCCAGCAGAAGGGTTACGACACCTGCGTCTACAACCGCACCGCGGCCAAGGCCGAGGAGTGGACGTCCAAACACGGGGGCCGCAGCGCGGCAACCCCGCGGGAAGCGGCCGAAGGCGCGGATTTCGTCATGGCCTGTGTCGGCAATGATGACGACCTTCGCGGCGTCGTGCTGGGCGCCGAGGGCGCCTTTGCAGGGATGAAGGAAGGCGCCATCTTCGTCGATCACACCACGGCCTCGGCGGATGTCGCCCGCGAGCTTGCCGCCAAGGGCGCGGAGATGGGACTGGGCTTCGTCGACGCGCCGGTCTCCGGCGGTCAGGCCGGGGCGGAAAACGGCGTGCTGACCGTGATGTGCGGCGGCGATCAGGCGCATTTCGACGCTGCGAAGCCGGCCATCGACTGCTACGCCCGCGCCTGCGAACGGCTGGGCGGCGTCGGCGCCGGCCAGCTGACCAAGATGGTCAACCAGATCTGCATCGCCGGTCTGGTCCAGGGCCTGTCGGAGGCGCTGCACTTCGCCCAGAAAGCCGGTCTCGACGGCCGCGCGGTGATCGACGTGATCTCCAAGGGCGCCGCCCAGTCCTGGCAGATGGAAAACCGCTACGAAACCATGCTGGACGACAAGTTCGATTTCGGCTTCGCCGTCGACTGGATGCGCAAGGACCTGGGCCTCTGCCTGGAGGAAGGCAAAAGGATCGGTGCGAGCCTGCCTGTGGCCGGTCTGGTCGACCAGTTCTACGGCGACGTCCAGTCCATGGGCGGCGGCCGCTGGGATACCTCCAGTCTGATCCGGCGTCTGCGGCAGCTCCAGAAATCCTATGGCTGA
- a CDS encoding XdhC family protein, whose amino-acid sequence MDRDILRELLADRDAKRSVVLATVLESGAQRLIRPGGDDPLQAEAEAAIRADKPATVETDDGQVFLNVFNPPLRMIIVGAVHIAQFLAPMAQMTGYAVTIIDPRQAWATPERFPDIRIVDEWPDDAMAELKPDHRTAIVTLTHDPKLDDPALQAALRSEAFYVGSLGSKRTHAKRVQRLEGAGYSKAEIGRIHAPVGLDIGAKSPAEIAVSVMAQVTAALRGAA is encoded by the coding sequence ATGGACCGCGACATCCTCAGGGAATTGCTGGCGGACCGCGATGCCAAGCGGTCCGTTGTTCTGGCGACCGTGCTCGAGAGCGGCGCGCAGCGTCTGATCCGGCCGGGCGGAGACGATCCGCTTCAGGCCGAGGCCGAGGCCGCGATCCGCGCCGACAAGCCGGCGACGGTGGAAACCGACGACGGACAGGTCTTCCTCAACGTCTTCAACCCGCCGCTGCGCATGATCATCGTCGGCGCAGTCCACATCGCGCAGTTCCTGGCGCCCATGGCGCAGATGACGGGCTATGCCGTCACCATCATCGACCCCCGCCAGGCCTGGGCGACGCCGGAGCGTTTTCCCGATATCCGCATTGTCGACGAATGGCCCGACGACGCCATGGCCGAGCTGAAGCCCGATCACCGCACAGCGATCGTCACGTTGACCCACGATCCGAAACTGGACGATCCGGCGCTGCAGGCGGCGCTGAGGTCGGAAGCGTTCTATGTCGGTTCGCTGGGCTCCAAACGGACCCATGCCAAGCGCGTGCAGCGCCTGGAGGGCGCCGGCTATTCCAAGGCCGAGATCGGCCGCATCCACGCGCCCGTCGGCCTCGACATCGGCGCCAAGTCGCCGGCGGAGATCGCCGTCTCCGTCATGGCACAGGTGACGGCGGCGCTCCGGGGCGCGGCGTGA
- a CDS encoding cyclic nucleotide-gated ion channel translates to MGRRGVAEFTARRRAFEIVEEAAPGDRPSQAFDWFLIGLITLNIAAVVLETVPSIHDDFAAGFHVFEIVSVALFTVEYVLRIWVAPEHASFRQYGPVGSRLRYAVSFFALIDLLAILPFYLAFLLGLDLRVLRVLRLLRFLKLMRYSAAMMTMQRVVYDERRALVAALLIMLGLLIVASTGMYYAERHAQPERFGSIPAAMWWGLATLTTVGYGDIVPVTLVGKMIGGIVMLLGLGMFALPIGILATGFTQEVKRREFVVTRSMVERISLFEKLPPSETARLTRQMRAIRYDVGAVIVRRGEPVESLYFLAVGDVDLEIGKRDFHLEDGDFFGETATAKRVEDDLMAIASSQCLVMALDLRDLNPLINRHPHLGVRLAEVAEERIGAPPADADHDAA, encoded by the coding sequence ATGGGCCGGAGGGGCGTCGCCGAGTTCACCGCCCGGCGGCGCGCTTTCGAGATTGTCGAGGAAGCCGCGCCCGGCGACCGGCCCAGTCAGGCGTTCGACTGGTTCCTGATCGGCCTGATCACGCTCAACATCGCGGCCGTGGTGCTGGAGACGGTACCGTCGATCCACGACGACTTCGCGGCCGGATTCCACGTCTTCGAGATTGTTTCGGTGGCACTCTTCACGGTCGAGTACGTGCTGCGCATCTGGGTCGCGCCGGAGCACGCCTCGTTCCGCCAGTACGGCCCGGTAGGCAGCCGTCTGCGCTACGCCGTGAGTTTCTTTGCGTTGATCGACCTGCTGGCGATCCTGCCCTTCTACCTCGCCTTCCTGCTGGGCCTCGATCTTCGGGTGCTGCGGGTGCTGCGGCTCCTCCGCTTCCTGAAGCTTATGCGCTATTCGGCGGCGATGATGACCATGCAGCGTGTCGTCTACGACGAAAGGCGCGCCCTCGTAGCTGCGCTGCTGATCATGCTCGGTCTGCTGATCGTCGCCTCGACGGGCATGTACTACGCGGAGCGTCACGCCCAGCCGGAGCGTTTCGGCTCGATACCTGCGGCGATGTGGTGGGGTCTGGCGACGCTGACGACGGTGGGCTATGGCGACATCGTGCCGGTGACCCTGGTGGGCAAGATGATCGGCGGCATCGTCATGCTGCTGGGGCTGGGCATGTTCGCACTGCCCATCGGCATTCTGGCGACCGGTTTCACCCAGGAGGTCAAGCGCCGCGAATTCGTGGTCACACGCTCCATGGTGGAGCGAATATCTCTGTTCGAGAAACTGCCGCCCAGCGAGACGGCCCGTCTCACGCGGCAGATGCGGGCCATCCGCTACGATGTCGGTGCGGTCATCGTGCGCCGCGGCGAGCCGGTCGAGAGCCTGTATTTCCTCGCTGTCGGCGACGTCGATCTGGAGATCGGCAAGCGCGACTTCCACCTGGAGGACGGCGATTTCTTCGGCGAGACGGCGACGGCGAAACGCGTCGAGGACGATCTCATGGCCATCGCCTCGTCCCAGTGCCTGGTGATGGCGCTGGATCTGCGCGACCTCAATCCGCTGATCAACCGCCACCCCCATCTTGGCGTGCGCCTGGCCGAGGTGGCGGAGGAACGGATAGGCGCGCCGCCGGCCGATGCCGACCACGACGCCGCCTGA